TGGCGTTGGCCAGCCGCAGCGCCTCAGCTTCGTCGTGGAAGACCTGTACCGCCAGCACGGGGCCGAACAGCTCTTTGCGCAACACGGCATGCCCGGCGGGTATGTCGGTGAGCAGCCGTGGCACGACGAAGTGACCGCCGCTCGGTGCTCCTGCGGCCAGCTGCCCCTTGGCCGCCACCCGCACGCCATCGGCCTGGGCGGCTTCCAGGCTCGCCTCCAGCCGGGTCTTCTGGCGGGCGTTGATCAACGGGCCGCAGTCGGCATCCGCCTCGCCGGCGTCGCAGCGCAGCGTAGCGAAACGCTCGGCCAGCGCTCCCAGCACCGCCTCGGCGCAGCTCGCCTCCACCAGCAGACGGCTGCCGGCCGAGCAGGTCTGGCCGGCGTTCTGCACGATACCGCGCACTACCGCCTCCAGCGCGGCCTTGAGGTCGGCATCGGCAAAGACGATCTGCGGCGACTTGCCGCCCAGTTCCAGCGTCACCGGCACATGGTGCGCCGCCGCGGCCTGGGCCACGTGGGTGCCCGTCTCAGGCGAGCCGGTGAAGGAGAGATGGTCGATGGCCGGATGCGACGCCAGGGCCGTCCCCGCTTCACGCCCCAGCCCCGGCACCACGTTCAGCACGCCGGGCGGCAGGCCGTGCTCCTGGGCCAGCTGGGCCAGCCGCAGCACGCTCAGACAGGCGTCCTCCGCGGGCTTGAGCACCACGCTGTTGCCGGTGGCCAGCGCCGCCGCCACACAGCGACCGAAGATCTGCGCCGGGTAGTTCCAGGGAATGATCTGGGCGCATACGCCATAGGGTTCGCGCAGGGTCAGCACGGCGAAGCCCTCGTCGAACGGGATCGTCTCGCCGTGCAGCTTGTCGGCTCCGCCGCCATAGAAGCGGAAATAGCGGGCACAGGCGGCGATATCGCCGCGTGCCTGGGTCATCGGCTTGCCGGTGTCAGCGCATTCCAACGCCGCCAGGTTGTCGCGGTCGGCGTCGATGGCATCGGCGAAGGCCAGCAGCCACTCGCCACGACGCCGGGCCGTCCAGCGCGCCCAATCGCCTACGCTGCCGGCGAAGGCGCGGCGCGCGGCGTCCACCGCGACCATGACCTCCTCGGTCTGACAGCGAGCGATATGCGCAATGGTCTGGCCAGTGGAAGGGGACTCCACCTCCAGCAGCGCCTGGGTCGGCACCCATTCGCCGCCGATCAGGGCCTCGCTCGGTGGTGTTACGGGCAGAGCGGTCATGCGTCCTCCTTGTACTGTTGTCGTTGTCGTTCCTCGAGCGAAGCCTCGTTTCTTCGCTAATAGGCCAGCCATACCAAGCCCAGGGAGATCCACGGCAGGTAGGTGATCGCCACCAGGCACGCCAGCACCACGAGCACGAAACGCGCCAGCCAGGGCAGCATCTGGTCGATGGATATTCTCGCCACGGCGCAGGC
This portion of the Billgrantia sulfidoxydans genome encodes:
- a CDS encoding aldehyde dehydrogenase family protein, producing MTALPVTPPSEALIGGEWVPTQALLEVESPSTGQTIAHIARCQTEEVMVAVDAARRAFAGSVGDWARWTARRRGEWLLAFADAIDADRDNLAALECADTGKPMTQARGDIAACARYFRFYGGGADKLHGETIPFDEGFAVLTLREPYGVCAQIIPWNYPAQIFGRCVAAALATGNSVVLKPAEDACLSVLRLAQLAQEHGLPPGVLNVVPGLGREAGTALASHPAIDHLSFTGSPETGTHVAQAAAAHHVPVTLELGGKSPQIVFADADLKAALEAVVRGIVQNAGQTCSAGSRLLVEASCAEAVLGALAERFATLRCDAGEADADCGPLINARQKTRLEASLEAAQADGVRVAAKGQLAAGAPSGGHFVVPRLLTDIPAGHAVLRKELFGPVLAVQVFHDEAEALRLANATDFGLCAGVWTRDGGRQLRLAKGIRSGQVFINNYGAGGGIELPFGGVGRSGHGREKGFEGLRSYTRLKTVALKHG